One Corynebacterium matruchotii genomic window, CGTTTACCAGCCAGATTCTGCCCGCATGGGAGTATTTAAAGCCGTCGTTGCAGTAAGCTTATCGACGCAAAAACCGCCCACCCCGTAAACCCCGGGGCGGGCGGTTTTTTGGTATTCCGCGTAGGTTTTAACGCTTGGAGTATTGCGGTGCACGGCGGGCCTTGTGCAGACCGGCCTTCTTGCGTTCCACGGCACGGGCGTCACGGGTCAGGAAGCCAGCCTTCTTCAGGGCTGGGCGATCTGCCGGATTATAGATGTTGAGGGCCCGGGCGATAGCCAGTCGGAAAGCACCTGCCTGACCGGTGGGGCCGCCACCGGTGAGGTTAGCGTGAATGTCGAATTGGCCGTCACGGTCGATGAGCACCAAGGGTGCCTTGATGAGCTGCTGGTGCAGCTTGTTGGGGAAGTATTCTTCCAGGGTACGGCCGTTGCAGACGAATTGGCCGGAGCCTTCCACCATGCGCACCCGAACAATGGCGCGCTTACGGCGACCAACGGTTTGGATGGGGCCTTCGTGGTAGGTAGGCAGGTCTGCCTCAATCTCGGTTTCCGTAACCATGATTTCACCAATGGTGTTGGTGAATTCTTCGGTTGCGGCGGCTGCGGCAGCGATGTCAGCTGCATCGGCCTCAAAGTCTTCGGTTACGTTATTGTCACTCACTGGGCCACCTGCTTGATCTCATAGGTTTCTGGCTTCTGGGCAGCATAAGGGTGCTCGGAACCGGCAAACACGTGCAGCTTCTTGGCGGAGGCACGGCTGAGCCGGTTGTGGGGCATCATGCCCCGGATGGATTCTTCGATCACACGAGCCGGGTGCAGTTCCAGGGACCGGCCGAGGGTCATGACCTTCAAACCACCCGGGTAACCGGAGTGACGATACCGGAACTCACGTTCCCGCTTGTTGGACGAGACACGCACCTTGTCGGCGTTGATGATGATGACATGGTCGCCACAGTCAACGTTGGGGGTGAAATATGGTTTACGCTTGCCGCGGAGCAGGTCAGCTGCGGTTACAGCCAGGCGACCCAGCACCACATCAGTGGCATCGATGACATACCACTTACGGGTAATGTCACCAGCCTTGGGGTGATAAGTAGACACTGATGACTCCTTTTAAGTCTGTCTAGAACTGCCAGCCGTTATGCGTGTGAAGCCGGTATCAGAAATCGGCGGCCGGTGGAGACCCGATTTCGGCGTTAAATCACACAGATTCACAATCCTATATCAATGCTGCTTAAATGCCAAAGTTGTGGTACTGAAAATCGAAATATTGGGGTTTGGCACTACCCACCGCAACACCGCGGGCACGGGCTCACGCCCATTCATCGACTGTCACCTTCGACTGCCGCCAGGGGCGGGTAGTGGTTGGGAGCCTGTGCCTGCGGCATTGTGGCAGGTGGTGCAACGTTCACCGGTGCCGACCTGATCGTCATTGGGGTGATTGGGAACCCGCAGAGAACTTTAGGTGGCACCGCAGGTCATCATGATTTCGGCATCAGCCATGACACCGTGGGGATTTATCACCATGACCTGACGTCCCTCGAATCAGGAGGATGAGGACACCATCAGGCTAGCCCCAGGACGAAGTGGCGGCCCGATTCACATCGCTCATGTCATCGTTACCGTTTCGTACTGTCCGGGCGATGGTGTCCAAGATTGTATTCAGCTCATCGGCCGAATGATCCCATTTGGCCTGGGCTTCTTGGTAGGCAGTAGATGAGGATCCTTCCCAGGCAGTAACCATGGGTTGGATTTGTGATTTGAGGGTATGCAGTAGTGAGCCGATACGGCTGGCTGTGGTTTGGATGTCCGCGGCGGCAGCATCAATTTCGCTGAAGCCGTATTTAATGATGTCCATGGGTTACTCCTTGAATGTAGGTTGGTGAGGGTCTGATGATGGGGCACTGGAGGGGATCGATGCCCCGTCATCACGTGGTTGGGCCAACTTCACACTGATGGCAAATAATTCGATGGGAAGCCATCATGGTGACCGTTGGCAAGGTTGGTATGTTCCGTAATGTTGCGTCGGTTGCCGCAGGTGATGTGTGGTATTGGGATGTCTATCAGTATGAGTTACAGGACCAGTCCGCCTCCCACATGGTTGAGTGATTGCGCATTGCTGGTTTCCACGTTTTCGAAGGCGCGAGCATTAGCGCGAATATTTTCGCCGATGCTTGTGAGCGCATCGCTTAAGTCTTTGGCGTTGGTATCCCACCGTTGCATGAGCTCGTCGAAGGAGGCTTGGGCTTGACCGCTCCAGGCGCCGCGGAGGCCATCAACCACGCCGCGGAGACGAGAGAGCTCGGATTGCACCTCACTATTGGTGTTGTCGACCTGTCCTGCGGTGGTGACCATGACGTCGGCTTCGGTGCGGAAAGTATTGCTCACTTTCGTTCCTTTCTATTGAATTGGTGTACATATAGTTGGACTGAAAAATCCCAGTTTTGGGCTAGTGACGGATGGTGAGTGTTTCGGCGGCCTTCCGACAGGTGGCGCGTTGCGGCAGATTCGCGGCGGCTGTTCGGGTATGGCAGCCCAACGAAAAAACATGGCCGGCGTCGATCCACACGATCCAGTGGACGGTGGAACCATCGCCGGGGTTTTCGATGTAGTTTTTCTCCTGGCCGCGGCCGATTCCTAATGATTCGGCGGGGGTGAGGGTTGGATCACCGTTGATTGTGGCATCCAGCTCGGCAAATATTGCCGTGGGGTCGGCGTCGAAAAGCGGGTCGATGGCCATGGTGACCCGCAGATTTTCGTCGGCGCCGCGACCAATGAGCATGCCGGGTTTATCGGGCTGTTCCTCGATGCGGTAATCGTGCGGTAGCCCTACCTGGATGTTTCCATGCTCCATTGTGATGGTGCTGGTATTGCTTGTCGACGCTGGTTTCTGGGGAACAGCCGCGAGCTGGGACGTTGGGGATGGACGCGCGCTGGCCTGCGGGAGCGTGGGCGGCGGCGAGCCCGGACCGACCGCCCACAGGGACACGCCGCAGATCAGCACGATGACGCCGGCTATGGCGAGGTAGAGGTAAATATTGCCACGAGTAGCTTCCGGGGAATTCGGACGGGAAATCCGGGGGAACACAGATGTCAGCAATGTGTTATCAACATCACATGATTCCGGCGCGGCCGACAGCGACGTCTGTAACGCTGAATCCTCATCGTCATCATCAACACCATCAGGATCGTATGTCACATCATTATCATCGTTCACATCATCGTCGTAATAGTCGTAATCGCCATCGGCCATATCAGTGGCAGAGGTATCGATGTCGGATACCACCGTGACATTTTCTGCTTGCAACCCCACAACGAGGTTATAGCAATATTCCTCCGGACCTTTGACCTGGATGGTGACGTTCGGCCATTGGGCATGCAACTGCCCCCTGGCCTCTGCTATCACATCAGCCACCTGCGTGCCGGCAACAATGCCGCTGCCGGTCAGATCATAGCGGTAGCTATCGGTCTCACCTTCGAACACAATGGCGGTTTCGTAGACGAGAATGGTGAGGTCAATGGGAGCGCTCATGATGCCTTCGCCTCCGTGGCCTCCAGCATGTCAGCTGCCGCAATCTGGATAAGGCCCTGCTGCGTACCGTGGTGGATCATCACACCTCGGCCGGGTGGCTGCGGCTTCAACCGCACCCCAAACAGTGGCCCATCATCCTTGTCCGCGTCCAGCACAATAATGAACGGCGACTGGTCCTTGATCTCCGCCAGAAACGGCTGGAAGAGGGCCCGCACGCAGCCGCCGGATTTGCGGGTAATCACCACGTGCAACCCCACGTCCCGGGCGTGCGGCAACACCGACAGCAGTGGCGCAAACGCCATGTCGGCCACCAGGTCCAGGTTGTCAACGATGAGGAAGATGTCGGGCCCGGTCCACCAGGAGCGGTCTTTTAATTGTTGGGGTGTGACCTCGGCGGATGGCAGGCGCTCTTCCAGGGTAATTTTCATCGCCGCCACGAGTTTCTCGGTTTCCTGGGTACTGGCACTGTAGCCGGCCAACATGTCCGGGTCGATGGCCCCCAGGTGGCTGCGCCGATGGTCGATGACTATGAGTCGGGCGCGTTCCCGACCGATCTGGGTCAGGCCAGCAATGATTGTGGATATGAGCGTCGACTTCCCGGATTCCTGCGCTCCGATGCACACTATGTGCTGGCTAGCAAGATAATCCCAGTTCACGGCCCCAAGTTTCGGTCCGCCCACCCCCAGCAGTACAGAATTCTGCTCGGGATCTAGCTGCGGCAGATCCGCAAGCATGAGGCTGATTGGTAAGAGCTTCAGTTGGGGCACCGGCGGCTGATCCGCGACCAGGGAACGCGCTATGAAGGCAACATCCTGTTGGGCGGATAATGCAATCAGCATAGTTTCGCCGCTGCTTGTCAGCCCTCGTCCTGGCAGCGCCGGCACCTTCAGCTGCGCTTTACGGTCGATCAGGGAGTCCATTGGCTCCCCCAGCTTGGTTTCTATGCGCTGCGGGATCAGGTCACGAATGGCCGGACGCACCACGGACCATCGGGTTGCGGTGAGCACTAGGTGAACGCGGGCTGCTAAGCCGTCGGCGACGATACGACCCAGCTTTTCCATGAGATCCTCGTGATCCCCGTGCAGCACATGCCAGCCGTCAACGATGAGAAAGGTATGCCGCGGTTCCGGCTGATCGATAAACCCACACACTTCATCGATGATGCGCGCGATCTTCTCGGTGTCGTGTTGGTGAGCGACGCCTGCAACGTGGGGCAAAAGCGACAGTGATTCCAGGTCGTTACCAGACAGGTCAAGAATGTAAAACCGCAGGTAATCGGTGGTATGGGTGCAGGCAAGCGCCAGGACAATGGTGCGCAACGCGGTGGTTTTTCCGGTCTGGGGACCGCCGCAGATCATGGCGTGCCCCTGTTGGCCGGAGAACTCCAGCACATAGGGGTCTTGTTGTTGCAGGAATGGGCGGTCAATCCGACCAATGGTTGCGCATAATGTATTGGGGGTGACGGACTGCGTGATGATATCGGTCAGGGGGATTGCGGCCGGCAGTGGCGGTAGCCACATGGTGTGGGCGCTCTGGTGCCAGGAGCGCGCCACCACCTGGGCTGCCGCCACGAGGGCGTCGACAAGTGTGCCTCGTGGGTCAGGGATCAGCACATCAGCAGTAATCGGAGCGGTTTCAGATGCGTAGCCAGACCATAGTGACACGTGGGGCCGGTCGCCCAATGCCGCACCGTCGCAAGTTGGTTTGGGGCGCATGAGTTGGCCGGACACGTAAGCGGTTTGAAAGCAAATAAGCTGGTCAGCATCGGTTTTAAGGAAACCCATCCCGGGTTTACTGGGAAGATGGTAGGCATCGGCCACACCAAGCACCTGCCGCGATTCCACCGCGGAGAAGGTTTTCAACCCAATCCGATAGGATAGGTGCGACTCTAAGCCGCGGAGTTTGCCTTCTTCCAGGCGTTGCGACGCCAACAAGAGGTGCACGTGCAATGATCGGCCCAGGCGCCCAACCGCGGCAAAGAGCTCGCCAAACTCATTATGTTGACCTAAAAGCTCGGAGAATTCATCGAGGATAATCAGCAGTGCTGGCATGGGCTCCCATTCGGGATGGTTGCGCAGTCGAACGGCCTCATACTCATCCACGTTGGGAAAGTTTCCCATCTTGCGCAATAGCTCCTGCCGCCGATTCATCTCCCCGGAAATAGCATCGTACATACGTTCGACAAGTATGGATTCGTCGGCCAGGTTAGTAATCACCGCCGAGGTGTGCGGCAAGGCATCTAAGCCCAGGAATGTGGCACCGCCTTTGAAATCCACCAGCACAAAATTGAGGGAATGTGGCGAATGTGTTGCGGCCAGCGCCACCACGAGTGTGCGCAGGAGCTCGGACTTTCCCGACCCGGTGGCGCCAATGCATAATCCGTGCGGCCCCATACCACCATGCGCGGCCTCCTTGATATCCACGATGAGGCTGTGTCCGTCACTGTCGCGCCCAATGGGAACGCTCAGACGTTGTTCGCCCCGCGGCTGCCACAAACGTTCGAGAGTCTGTGGAGTGAAATCGTGCACTCCCAGCAAGGCCGGGAGTCCGGCATGGCTGTCGCGCGGATCGGCACTGGGGCGGGAAAATGGCGCAAGTTTTCGGGCAAAGAGCAGGGCCTCAGCCTCGGTCAAGCCGTCGGGAACACCGAGTTCTTCATCTGCATCTTCAACGTGCACAATGAGTCTTTCGCCCACGGTAAACGATAGGCCGTCCTCTATGACGATCTCAGACAACACTGGCGTGCTGTTATTCACGGTTATGACAATGGTCCACTCGCGTTGCGATAGCAGCTCTTCCAGCTGCGAGGTTGGCACGGTACCGTCGACAACCAACACGGTATAGGGCGCATTGGCTAGCGTGGTTGGGTTTGTATGCGGCAACCACTTGGCCCAGGCCAGGCCCGTGCCGTGGGCCGCGATTCCCACGGTGTCCGGACCATGGCATAACGCAAGCTGGCATATGATAGCCCGCGCCAATGCCAGGGCGGCATCCCTAGACCTAGCATCCTCAGGCGGGGCGTCTCCAGCTGGGGTTTCTTCAGACAATGCCAGGGCATCGAAAGCTAAAAGCTGCACCACAATGGGCATGTCCGGCAGGAAACTCACGGTGTTCACGGCTTGCCTGAGGCTCACCGCGCACACCGGTTCCAGGTCTTCGGCAACCCCAGGATCTCCCACGTCGATAGGGGTGCAAAGGTCGGCAATGCCCAACCCTAACCGCACGGTCATGGTATCCATGTCGCCGTCGGACCGCTCCCACATTCGGGTCGTACCTATGCGCGAACCAAGCTCTTTAGGATCCGGGTAATTATATAGCTGGTGCGCCCGTTGTTCCCCCGCGTTCTGGCGTGCAACCTCCCGCACCAACCCCAAATGTCGAAGATATGTGCGACGAATTTCGTCGGTGTTTTCTCCGGGTGGCGGGCTAAACATCATAAACACGCTCATGAGCATCATGAGGGGAAAGACCAACGTCATAGGGTTCAGTTGGCCACCCATCATGAACATCAATCCGACCATGGACAAAGCGGCAATAACCATGACGATGGGCATGATGAGCCGCATCATCGGGATTGGTTGGGGTTTCGGCGCCTCGGGTGCCGGCTCCGGGGCGATAACCCCGGTAGGTAGCGGCGGTGCGGATTCCCGTTCGCTAGTAGCAATGGGTGGCACAATGGTGCCGTCCACGGGATGCTCGTGTGCGGGAATAATGGGAGGTATTGATCGCGCCGGCGGCGACTCCTCCACTCTCACCGTTTCCGACTGCGGCGGCATATCTGGCAGGTCAGGTTCTTTTTGCCGGTGCCGACCACCACCATGTGGCACTGGTCGCGCAGGGCGAAAAGGCGGTTTGAGCTCGGTTGATGCGTGGATTGTTTGAGTCATGGTCTCCCCTGTTTGTGCGCGCATGCGAATCGTGAACATCCACACCGGGTTCTACCCAGGGCGTGTGCACGACACGTACGTGCAGTTTTATTGGGAGTCCACCTCACGATCCCCATCAAGAGTGGACACAAAACTGATTATAAGCCCAAACACCTTAAAATAAATTGTGTTCTTTCTCATAATGTTGATAGACGAATTTCACAGCTTCGAAGGTAGACAGATAAGAAAAAGAGCGTCACAATGGAAAAGAACATCCTGTTATAGCTTGTGGGTATGCACACTGCATGGGGATGCACTCAGCATTACCCCCAAAAGATAGCACGAATGTTTCTGAGGTAGTCGATTGGGAATTCCTCACTTTCAGCCATGTTTCCACCCAGTTTTCCCAGATTTCACCATGACTACCATCAACACCTCCCACACCCTTCGGCTCACCGTGCGCATCGAGCTTTTCGACGCCTCTACCAGCATAGACCTCACTATCCCGACCAGTAGCAGCCTGGCGGAAATAATCGACGAAATCCTGGCCATTGCCAATCTTCCCACCAAC contains:
- a CDS encoding WXG100 family type VII secretion target codes for the protein MDIIKYGFSEIDAAAADIQTTASRIGSLLHTLKSQIQPMVTAWEGSSSTAYQEAQAKWDHSADELNTILDTIARTVRNGNDDMSDVNRAATSSWG
- the eccCa gene encoding type VII secretion protein EccCa, whose protein sequence is MTQTIHASTELKPPFRPARPVPHGGGRHRQKEPDLPDMPPQSETVRVEESPPARSIPPIIPAHEHPVDGTIVPPIATSERESAPPLPTGVIAPEPAPEAPKPQPIPMMRLIMPIVMVIAALSMVGLMFMMGGQLNPMTLVFPLMMLMSVFMMFSPPPGENTDEIRRTYLRHLGLVREVARQNAGEQRAHQLYNYPDPKELGSRIGTTRMWERSDGDMDTMTVRLGLGIADLCTPIDVGDPGVAEDLEPVCAVSLRQAVNTVSFLPDMPIVVQLLAFDALALSEETPAGDAPPEDARSRDAALALARAIICQLALCHGPDTVGIAAHGTGLAWAKWLPHTNPTTLANAPYTVLVVDGTVPTSQLEELLSQREWTIVITVNNSTPVLSEIVIEDGLSFTVGERLIVHVEDADEELGVPDGLTEAEALLFARKLAPFSRPSADPRDSHAGLPALLGVHDFTPQTLERLWQPRGEQRLSVPIGRDSDGHSLIVDIKEAAHGGMGPHGLCIGATGSGKSELLRTLVVALAATHSPHSLNFVLVDFKGGATFLGLDALPHTSAVITNLADESILVERMYDAISGEMNRRQELLRKMGNFPNVDEYEAVRLRNHPEWEPMPALLIILDEFSELLGQHNEFGELFAAVGRLGRSLHVHLLLASQRLEEGKLRGLESHLSYRIGLKTFSAVESRQVLGVADAYHLPSKPGMGFLKTDADQLICFQTAYVSGQLMRPKPTCDGAALGDRPHVSLWSGYASETAPITADVLIPDPRGTLVDALVAAAQVVARSWHQSAHTMWLPPLPAAIPLTDIITQSVTPNTLCATIGRIDRPFLQQQDPYVLEFSGQQGHAMICGGPQTGKTTALRTIVLALACTHTTDYLRFYILDLSGNDLESLSLLPHVAGVAHQHDTEKIARIIDEVCGFIDQPEPRHTFLIVDGWHVLHGDHEDLMEKLGRIVADGLAARVHLVLTATRWSVVRPAIRDLIPQRIETKLGEPMDSLIDRKAQLKVPALPGRGLTSSGETMLIALSAQQDVAFIARSLVADQPPVPQLKLLPISLMLADLPQLDPEQNSVLLGVGGPKLGAVNWDYLASQHIVCIGAQESGKSTLISTIIAGLTQIGRERARLIVIDHRRSHLGAIDPDMLAGYSASTQETEKLVAAMKITLEERLPSAEVTPQQLKDRSWWTGPDIFLIVDNLDLVADMAFAPLLSVLPHARDVGLHVVITRKSGGCVRALFQPFLAEIKDQSPFIIVLDADKDDGPLFGVRLKPQPPGRGVMIHHGTQQGLIQIAAADMLEATEAKAS
- the rplM gene encoding 50S ribosomal protein L13; this encodes MSTYHPKAGDITRKWYVIDATDVVLGRLAVTAADLLRGKRKPYFTPNVDCGDHVIIINADKVRVSSNKREREFRYRHSGYPGGLKVMTLGRSLELHPARVIEESIRGMMPHNRLSRASAKKLHVFAGSEHPYAAQKPETYEIKQVAQ
- a CDS encoding WXG100 family type VII secretion target, which translates into the protein MSNTFRTEADVMVTTAGQVDNTNSEVQSELSRLRGVVDGLRGAWSGQAQASFDELMQRWDTNAKDLSDALTSIGENIRANARAFENVETSNAQSLNHVGGGLVL
- the rpsI gene encoding 30S ribosomal protein S9 — its product is MSDNNVTEDFEADAADIAAAAAATEEFTNTIGEIMVTETEIEADLPTYHEGPIQTVGRRKRAIVRVRMVEGSGQFVCNGRTLEEYFPNKLHQQLIKAPLVLIDRDGQFDIHANLTGGGPTGQAGAFRLAIARALNIYNPADRPALKKAGFLTRDARAVERKKAGLHKARRAPQYSKR
- a CDS encoding type VII secretion-associated protein, translating into MSAPIDLTILVYETAIVFEGETDSYRYDLTGSGIVAGTQVADVIAEARGQLHAQWPNVTIQVKGPEEYCYNLVVGLQAENVTVVSDIDTSATDMADGDYDYYDDDVNDDNDVTYDPDGVDDDDEDSALQTSLSAAPESCDVDNTLLTSVFPRISRPNSPEATRGNIYLYLAIAGVIVLICGVSLWAVGPGSPPPTLPQASARPSPTSQLAAVPQKPASTSNTSTITMEHGNIQVGLPHDYRIEEQPDKPGMLIGRGADENLRVTMAIDPLFDADPTAIFAELDATINGDPTLTPAESLGIGRGQEKNYIENPGDGSTVHWIVWIDAGHVFSLGCHTRTAAANLPQRATCRKAAETLTIRH